In the genome of Arachis stenosperma cultivar V10309 chromosome 2, arast.V10309.gnm1.PFL2, whole genome shotgun sequence, the window ttccctttttctttccttcgtttctttctttctttctttttttgaagGGATGGAGCTAAGCTTGAGTTAGGGAGTGGCGGTGGTTAGGTTAGATGAGTGACGGTGGTTAGGTTAAATTAAGGAGGTTATagtttaatttgattaaaattagggttttatttGGGAATTTAGTGTTAGGATAAAATTCATATGAGTAATATAACAATTTTATAAAACTAAGAGTAATAGGataattgaaaacatgttttaaTCCAACactaatatttattaaaaatactatttaattataaatttacaaattattctcaaataaataattctaattCGATAACTatagataatataattaattttctttattcataaaaattaaagtattaatttctaaatcacaattatttaaatcaaatcatataaattcttattattttacgatttctaaactttataatttaaatataaaaattatccaataattgtaaaattagataaaaattttaatttaattatcaaaaattgatttagttagctttaataaaataatctccgaaattaaaatatttaataaataaataaattgaaattagtTCACaataagatttttcaaaaattctgaGTCTTACAAAGAAACCTAATAGGAATATGGTAAGGATAAGAGaagaataaaggaaagtcaaagaAACAGCATAACTAGCCCCTGACTCAACCTACGAAACTAAGGCTGGCCggaggatatatatatatatatatatatatatatatatataaacatacaTAAGTATTCCCAAAATACATCAAAATACCAAGGTAAACTCCTATCTCTCcctcaacctctaagaggaatAGCATACATAAGTTACTTGGAGAGTAAGCtaaatacatacatacatatatacaaacaGAAAACCAAAATACGCTCAATGACTACTTCGCTTCCCAGGATCCAAATGCCTAGCGaggagcctctcgacctgcatctgaaagaTAACAATACAATATGGAATGAGAATCGGAGGTTCTCAACATGGTAAAAGTGCCACGCGTATAATAAATACGGTCCTGAGAATGCcataggcaatcctagaactccgttATTCAGTTATCCAACTTAAGTACTAAACAAAAGCCATAAACAGGGGTAGGTATTTTAAGTTTACCTAACTTGCTCAAGTTCAATCCTAACCTAACACCAAACCATTTCCCCATTTCCTTCATTTTCTCCATCCCTCCATCACTCATAATGCAACAGAAACAAGCAACCAAACAAGTTCACGCACAAGTAATGAGCAGATAGTACAAATAGCAAGTATAACAGATAGCAGGTGATATATATCAATTAGGCATACCCAGAAAATGCATAGCAATCAatacaaacaaatgcatattatgcatgcctgtcctatggctgatgggGCCCATCTGCCGGTTATTCAGCCAACCCGATAAGTCCGaaaaccttagactgtcccctgtcgcgcatccccaagagtctatgcatagagtTCACATTCAATCATCATATAATCACTCAGTGGGGGCTATCCATATCTGGGAATTTATACGTGTccggtcacccttacgacgtagggtcaacagagtgtCGAGATTCAACCTGGAACAcatggtggcaagccacggttcttacccaggaaaactcgtatctcataTACCATCATTAACATTTCATAATTAATCATTACTTACTCATCATGTCATTGCACCTTAATACATAACTCATCATATCCCGGAGCAAGTGGGGCGAAACCACAATTCTTACGTCTACCCGGGGAGCCTCTATACTAatcaacctggagcaagtggggcgAAACCACAACTCTTGCGTTTATCCAGGAGGTACGTTCTCATATGCTCAGAAGAAACAAAGAAGGGGATCCTAACCTCCCACCATCTTGATGGGGGCAATTTTACAATACCAGGAGGAACAGAGAAGGGATCCTCACCTTCCGTCATCTCCTGGGGTCGCACTTTCAAGAAAGAGTGCTCAGGTGCGATATTTATTCCTTTCATTATCCACCTGTATTCTCACACCTAAATTACCATCTTTTCGACTTTACTTCACCTCCAAGTTATCCTATTTTCCTAGCTTCTTTTGTCTACTGGACTTAACACTATACCTTAAGTCTAAAAGGAAGAAAATGGAGGTTTAGAAgtgaaaaattagtttaaaaacaATCAAACCTGATTTTGCATCAGGCAgcatccatgcgtacgcgtaggccacgcgcacgcgtggagcGTATATCAAGTCACGGGTACGCGtgagtcatgcgtacgcgtgaataTGTGCAcacgcgtacgcatgcctcTCGTGCATGCGTCGCCAAAATTCTacgccacgcgtacgcgtggatggcgcgtCTTTAAAAAAATGGGCAGAATGCCCAGAAGCATTCTGCAGCCAACTTTGCCACCCTGCAACACAGCTTTATACACATAACTTGTAACGTCTataactttctctacaaaattccGTTTTTCACAAAATTAATATCAATTAAAAGCCCTTAAAACCATCTTTTACTTAAAACAAACCACAATTCAATCCAAAATTTGAGGAGAATATTATGGACGTCCAAAGTTCATCAAAATTTGGTTTTAACCACTTTCAACAAAACCTCATTTTCACCAACTTAAGTTTCTTACCATTTAAACCTACATTGTAATGTCATATCCACTCAATTTATTAACAACCATTGCCAATATAAACTTTAATCAACTTAACCAACCTTGATCATCAATGATTACTCACTCTTACCTCATACATCAACAACCCTTCATTGTTCATATCAAAATTTCACCTATACCAACTTTCATCATATATTTATCAACCTCCCATCAACATATACCAATTTAAATACCCTTAATAAAATCAACCCTTCATACACATTAATCCATCAACTTAACataataactatttattaacAATTACCAATCATAATTCATCAATATCAATATTAACACAACTCATTATAAGCAAGTCCAACAACATGAAATTAATAACCTCATCATCCCAATTTATGTTCATCAACATTTACACCAAAACAACACAAAGCTACTCATTAAATACCATTAACAaattcaacttatcctatggttcTTCTAACCTAAATTTTCGCAACACCATAAATATTAAACGTGCGAAacttaaaccataccttggccgatcacTTAATTCACCAAGGCAGCCTCACAACGCACAATTACAGCCCTTCCAAGCTCAATCAAACAGTCCCAAAACAAGCCTTTGTCACCAACAAACCTCCAAGTAATCCCAATTCAATTCCAATGCATAAACACCTACTTAACCTACACCTAATACATATATACATGTTCCAATTCAGTTTTCTATTACCAAAACAATATTGAGCTAGGGTTAGGGTGTTCTTACCATACTCATATGCTCAATAGCTTGAGCCCACAAGTTCCGGAAGCTAACTTGAACCTAGAACACAAAAATTGGGCAAGATTCACCATACAGCATTCAACCATTCAACAATATTGCAAAACAGAGTAAGTTTCCACTTTTTAACATAACAAAACAGAGGAACAAATTAACAATTACAAAGTAACAAATTAAAACAGAGTAACAAATTAACAATTACAAAGCAGCAAAAGTGCAAAACACTAAAACAACAATAAATTGAACAAAAATTGTGTAACGGGTAAACTAAAAATCTCTTCATGTTTCTGTATCAAACTATCAACTGAGGAAAAAAAACTCCTAgggtgaagaacattgaagaccGAAGAGGATCGAAGAGGCGAAGAACGAAGAACGCAGACCCAAGACCCAAGATGAATTGAAGAATTAATATTATGGAACAAAAATTGAAGAGGAAGTTTAGAGAAGATGAAGACGACGAGTCACTCACCTGGGTTCGAGAGGCCAGCAAAGACGATAGAGGGCTACTGGGCTGGGAACCAGGCGATGATGGAGGACTACTGGTGTTGAGGACCAGGCGACGACGGTGGCGCTGACGACCTGAGAACCGCAGCGACGACGAATGGAGGGCTACTGGGCTGGAAATGCTTCGGACTTCAGAGTGCTAGGGTTCACCGTGAGACTTAGATGAATGAATGGGGTCAGGGGAAGAAGGGTGGTTTTCACGACAGTGTCGGGTCGGGTAATCgggttttattttttaaaacaattaaaaatggcgtCGTTTTGAGGAACCGGTCGGTCACCAATCCGACCCAATCGGCCGGTTTTTTTGACGAATTCACCAGTTTTTTTTAGCGGTTTTTTCACAAACGATTATTGAAAAAGGACCAGACCGCTTGCATTGCCGGTTCACAAGTAAATTGGTCGAACCGACCGGTTCGGTccgattttcagaaccttggATAGGAGTGATGATTATGTTAAGTAGTTGAGCCAGCTACCATGATTGTGCTCATCAATACAAACTAATGAagaataaaatcaatccaataATGAAATGAATTGTGTTTCCGAAAGTATTTGCTTGTACAAAGTAAAACTTTAAAATGATCTTAAACCAAagataaaaaggaaagaaaaaaacaaacaaatcaaGAGAGATAAATGATGAAAAAATATCTAGAGACCAGCGGTGAAAGGCACACCGGTGGTTGGTAGCCATGAGTTGCCAGCAATGAAGTTTGAAACGGTGAAGTTTGAAGCTTCAGCAGCATTGGTTATGACATGATAACCTCCCCATTTAACTCTGTTTGCGGTTGAAGATCCAGGACCTGTGTTCATGTATTCTCCATAATACAAAGTACTTAATGCAAAGTCACCATTCCATTCCAACCAACCTGCTTGAACAATCAAGCTATCAAAATAACTCTTCATGAAAACTGTTCTTGAATATTTTTGCCATGGCCTTCCAAGATATGCCTTCATAGAGCTTTGAACTGCTTTCAAATCTGGTGCAACTGTAACCACACAATTGACAAAGGAAAATCCAGTGTTTTGTTTTGCATCAAGTCTTCCTTGTGCAGTGATTGTGTTCGTTGTTTCTGGATACTTTCTTACAAATATGTTGCAATTTTGAAACACCACAATAGCATTACCAAAGATAAAGTCAACCGTGCCATAAATGTCACATTCTCTGTAAAATTGTCTGTCAGATAAAGTTAATAATGTATCTTGATAACCTTCAAAACTGCATCGATAAAAAACCGATAAGTCAGATCCAGAACGCAATGCAACAGCTTGCTGATTTGCTGCACCTGCAGTGTTTCTAAATGTGATTCCTTGAGCAATACATCCTTCTCCCATAATACCTATAAATAAAGTTATTATCACGTGAAAATGATAGCTGAGAATTAACGATTTGATACGTTTTACTAATTATCCTCTAATAAATTTTAACGGCTATTCACAAAGATGTTTTTACTTACCAACAGTGGATGAATTAAAGGTTGTGCTCCCTCCCCCAACACTTTGGCTGCCGGTGATTACGGTTTTTCCGATACCATCTCCGATCAACATTATATTATTTGCCTCTATTTCAACTTGCTCGTTGTAAATCCCGGCCTTCACATATATCACATACCTTCCACTGTTATAATTTGGTGCTGCGTTTATGGCTGCCATAACTGTTGTGTATTTTCCAGATCCGTCTTTGGCCACCACCACATTGGCTTGATATGCTGGAGAAGATGCTTGTAGCAATTTTTTATCACCTGGCTTGACCCATGTTGGGAATCCATCTTTGTAACTTGGCTCTTCATGAGATTCACCCTTGTTATTAAGAGCCAAAAGGTTGCTTAGCAACTTAGTAAGATTATTGTGGGAGattagaggaagaagagagtcTTGAACACCAAGTTCATAGAAACCAGCTTTGCATGTTTCAAGGTTTGTGAGAGCAGTGCTAAGCCATGTTTGAGCATCAACTTTGGAGCACTTGGTGTTAGGATCTAGGATTTTGTTGAGCTTATGAATGGTTTGTTGATAGAGCTTAACACAATCATTCCATGCAACTCTTTCAAGTTGGTTGTGGCACTTTGAGTGAAGTGAAAGAGTGTTTGCATGGCCTATGAGTGCTCTCTCTTGAGCAAGTTGCAATGAAAGCTTGAGAAAATCTCCTTTGTGCTTAATGGGTTTGTGAAAATGATTAGGGTTGTTGGTCAAGAAATACTCACATGGTTGAGGGTTTGGGGTTTGGCTACACCAATGTTTAACATCATTTGAAGAATAACCATTAGCAAAAGTTGatagaaagaagagaacaaTGAGAAAATTGGAGAATAATAAACCCATTATTGCTGCCATTGTACTTAATTTTCTCAATGTTCTCTAAGAAATCACAATGCCGGTTGATGGAAATGTAATGAGTATTTTAGGATGATGTGTTTAGATCTTGTTTTTTTGAACGTTGTGTTTTATGTCCTAAACTTAGCTTCTTTTTTTATAGAGCTAGCAAGGATCACCATAAGAGATATTGGTTTTTGGGAGTTGGAACAAACAATGAAGCATGCAATTtacataaatttattttcagaaatataattattcaaattaaattaaattatatcaaGTCAAATCATATCATATTACATTTGGtataaaaataagttaatgTTATTACTATGATCTTTAATAAATTAtgagttaaaaatatttttcttgatcccaaaaaatatttttcaaaaaaaattttttacataaaaaaacg includes:
- the LOC130963667 gene encoding pectinesterase 2-like yields the protein MAAIMGLLFSNFLIVLFFLSTFANGYSSNDVKHWCSQTPNPQPCEYFLTNNPNHFHKPIKHKGDFLKLSLQLAQERALIGHANTLSLHSKCHNQLERVAWNDCVKLYQQTIHKLNKILDPNTKCSKVDAQTWLSTALTNLETCKAGFYELGVQDSLLPLISHNNLTKLLSNLLALNNKGESHEEPSYKDGFPTWVKPGDKKLLQASSPAYQANVVVAKDGSGKYTTVMAAINAAPNYNSGRYVIYVKAGIYNEQVEIEANNIMLIGDGIGKTVITGSQSVGGGSTTFNSSTVGIMGEGCIAQGITFRNTAGAANQQAVALRSGSDLSVFYRCSFEGYQDTLLTLSDRQFYRECDIYGTVDFIFGNAIVVFQNCNIFVRKYPETTNTITAQGRLDAKQNTGFSFVNCVVTVAPDLKAVQSSMKAYLGRPWQKYSRTVFMKSYFDSLIVQAGWLEWNGDFALSTLYYGEYMNTGPGSSTANRVKWGGYHVITNAAEASNFTVSNFIAGNSWLPTTGVPFTAGL